In Gopherus flavomarginatus isolate rGopFla2 chromosome 5, rGopFla2.mat.asm, whole genome shotgun sequence, one DNA window encodes the following:
- the LOC127052765 gene encoding zinc finger protein 497-like isoform X2 gives MEPGPLRTEPPAAATRLAGNGAPRAGHGSRCQPEEDNRSAKMAPPIGDVPGKTREEGLTSVSWTGPKTEEEEVAKMACLRGDVVMEATREHAVSVTMANMLTSNMDIPGKGQWERSASVSLTVPKVEEEEETVKMEPFNGDVAMKTQGGRSPWMTMAKMMPPNLDVSGVGQPGSVSSDSLPVPKTEEEAEDTKMLPPKGSVYVKAQGGHFTWMTMAKTVPCSQDVDMKTQAEHLTLMPLAIPMAEEEAEDPKMVPPNGNVDMTIQEGHATWMTMAKMEPLNGDVAVKAQGEPLTLMPFPISKAEEDEATKPVTPPAPACWERPYRCGECGKAFSRSSSCVKHQRTHTGERPYGCLDCGKSFGQSSTLNRHRQAHLTDRPHRCADCGKAYVTASALAQHSKSHLAEKPHRCPQCGKGFSERSNLVKHQLTHTGERPHRCTQCGHGFSQKANLRRHQETHRGAELHRCADCGRAFRHARRLAQHRRACHAPGEPHSCAICGQTFAARSQLARHRRGHTDERPYRCGVCGKTYSISSHLLVHLRGHTEERPYRCAECGAGFAEAAKLAQHRRSHSEERPHQCTQCGRRFGLRSNLTRHQRAHSGEKPHCCGQCGRAFSRRSNLAQHQRTHRGEKPYRCGQCGKAFTVSTHLLIHQRSHTGERPFPCPHCGKGFTVSSNLRQHLRIHTGERPYPCTQCGKSFRARTHLRAHQKLHA, from the exons ATGGAGCCGGGACCCCTGCGcacggagccgcctgccgctgcCACCCGCCTGGCCGGGAACGGGGCACCCAGGGCCG GTCATGGTTCCAGATGTCAGCCAGAGGAGGACAACAGATCTGCTAAGATGGCGCCACCAATCGGGGACGTTCCTGGAAAGACCCGAGAGGAAGGTCTGACCTCCGTGTCGTGGACAGGCCCCaagacagaggaggaggaagtcGCCAAGATGGCGTGTCTCAGAGGAGATGTTGTTATGGAGGCCACGAGGGAGCATGCAGTATCAGTGACCATGGCCAACATGTTGACTTCCAATATGGACATTCctgggaagggtcaatgggaacgTTCAGCCTCCGTCTCACTGACTGTCCCTAAGgtcgaggaggaggaagagactgTCAAGATGGAGCCTTTCAATGGGGATGTTGCCATGAAGACACAAGGGGGACGTTCACCGTGGATGACGATGGCCAAGATGATGCCTCCAAACTTGGATGTTTCTGGTGTGGGCCAGCCGGGAAGTGTGTCCTCCGATTCATTGCCTGTCCCTAAGACTGAGGAGGAGGCCGAAGACACCAAGATGCTGCCACCCAAAGGGTCTGTTTATGTGAAGGCCCAGGGGGGACATTTTACATGGATGACCATGGCCAAGACGGTGCCTTGCTCCCAGGATGTTGACATGAAGACCCAAGCGGAACACTTGACCTTGATGCCATTAGCCATCCCTATGGCTGAGGAGGAGGCTGAAGACCCCAAAATGGTGCCACCCAATGGGAACGTTGACATGACGATCCAAGAGGGACATGCAACATGGATGACCATGGCCAAGATGGAGCCGCTCAACGGGGATGTTGCCGTGAAAGCCCAAGGGGAACCCTTGACCCTGATGCCATTTCCTATCTCCAAGGCCGAGGAGGATGAAGCCACCAAGCCGgtaactccccctgctcctgcttgctgggagcgCCCATACCGCTGCGGCGAATGCGGCAAAGCCTTCTCCCGCAGCTCATCCTGCGTCAAGCACCAACGCACCCACACGGGTGAGCGCCCCTATGGGTGCCTGGATTGTGGCAAGTCCTTCGGCCAGAGCTCCACCCTCAACCGGCACCGCCAGGCCCACCTAACTGACAGGCCGCACCGCTGCGCTGACTGCGGCAAGGCTTACGTGACTGcctcagccctggcccagcaCAGCAAGAGTCACCTGGCCGAGAAGCCCCACCGGTGCCCGCAGTGTGGCAAAGGGTTCAGCGAGCGGTCGAACCTGGTGAAGCACCAGCTGACCCACACGGGCGAGCGGCCCCACCGGTGCACCCAGTGCGGCCACGGCTTCAGCCAGAAGGCCAATCTCCGGCGTCACCAGGAGACTCACCGTGGCGCTGAGCTGCACCGGTGCGCCGACTGTGGGCGGGCCTTTCGCCACGCCCGGCGGCTGGCTCAGCACCGCCGGGCCTGCCATGCGCCCGGCGAGCCCCACTCCTGTGCCATCTGCGGCCAAACCTTCGCTGCCCGCTCCCAGCTGGCCCGGCACCGGCGCGGCCACACGGACGAGCGCCCTTACCGCTGCGGCGTCTGTGGCAAGACATACAGCATCAGCTCCCACCTGCTGGTGCACCTGCGTGGGCACACAGAGGAACGGCCGTACCGCTGCGCCGAGTGCGGGGCCGGCTTCGCCGAGGCAGCCAAGCTGGCCCAGCACCGGCGCAGCCACTCCGAggagaggccccaccagtgcacgCAGTGCGGGCGGCGCTTCGGCCTGCGCTCCAACCTGACGCGGCACCAGCGGGCCCATTCCGGTGAGAAGCCGCACTGCTGCGGCCAGTGCGGCAGGGCCTTCAGCCGCCGCTCCAACCTGGCCCAGCACCAGCGGACTCACCGCGGCGAGAAGCCGTACCGGTGCGGCCAGTGTGGCAAAGCCTTCACCGTCAGCACCCACCTCCTCATCCACCAGCGCTCCCACaccggggagaggcccttcccctgcccccactgcgGCAAAGGCTTCACGGTCAGCTCCAACCTCCGGCAGCATCTACGGATCCACACCGGGGAGCGCCCATACCCCTGCACCCAGTGCGGGAAGAGCTTCCGGGCTCGGACTCACCTCCGGGCCCACCAGAAACTCCATGCATGA
- the LOC127052765 gene encoding zinc finger protein 497-like isoform X1, with product MEPGPLRTEPPAAATRLAGNGAPRAGGCRGHGSRCQPEEDNRSAKMAPPIGDVPGKTREEGLTSVSWTGPKTEEEEVAKMACLRGDVVMEATREHAVSVTMANMLTSNMDIPGKGQWERSASVSLTVPKVEEEEETVKMEPFNGDVAMKTQGGRSPWMTMAKMMPPNLDVSGVGQPGSVSSDSLPVPKTEEEAEDTKMLPPKGSVYVKAQGGHFTWMTMAKTVPCSQDVDMKTQAEHLTLMPLAIPMAEEEAEDPKMVPPNGNVDMTIQEGHATWMTMAKMEPLNGDVAVKAQGEPLTLMPFPISKAEEDEATKPVTPPAPACWERPYRCGECGKAFSRSSSCVKHQRTHTGERPYGCLDCGKSFGQSSTLNRHRQAHLTDRPHRCADCGKAYVTASALAQHSKSHLAEKPHRCPQCGKGFSERSNLVKHQLTHTGERPHRCTQCGHGFSQKANLRRHQETHRGAELHRCADCGRAFRHARRLAQHRRACHAPGEPHSCAICGQTFAARSQLARHRRGHTDERPYRCGVCGKTYSISSHLLVHLRGHTEERPYRCAECGAGFAEAAKLAQHRRSHSEERPHQCTQCGRRFGLRSNLTRHQRAHSGEKPHCCGQCGRAFSRRSNLAQHQRTHRGEKPYRCGQCGKAFTVSTHLLIHQRSHTGERPFPCPHCGKGFTVSSNLRQHLRIHTGERPYPCTQCGKSFRARTHLRAHQKLHA from the exons ATGGAGCCGGGACCCCTGCGcacggagccgcctgccgctgcCACCCGCCTGGCCGGGAACGGGGCACCCAGGGCCGGTGGGTGCCGGG GTCATGGTTCCAGATGTCAGCCAGAGGAGGACAACAGATCTGCTAAGATGGCGCCACCAATCGGGGACGTTCCTGGAAAGACCCGAGAGGAAGGTCTGACCTCCGTGTCGTGGACAGGCCCCaagacagaggaggaggaagtcGCCAAGATGGCGTGTCTCAGAGGAGATGTTGTTATGGAGGCCACGAGGGAGCATGCAGTATCAGTGACCATGGCCAACATGTTGACTTCCAATATGGACATTCctgggaagggtcaatgggaacgTTCAGCCTCCGTCTCACTGACTGTCCCTAAGgtcgaggaggaggaagagactgTCAAGATGGAGCCTTTCAATGGGGATGTTGCCATGAAGACACAAGGGGGACGTTCACCGTGGATGACGATGGCCAAGATGATGCCTCCAAACTTGGATGTTTCTGGTGTGGGCCAGCCGGGAAGTGTGTCCTCCGATTCATTGCCTGTCCCTAAGACTGAGGAGGAGGCCGAAGACACCAAGATGCTGCCACCCAAAGGGTCTGTTTATGTGAAGGCCCAGGGGGGACATTTTACATGGATGACCATGGCCAAGACGGTGCCTTGCTCCCAGGATGTTGACATGAAGACCCAAGCGGAACACTTGACCTTGATGCCATTAGCCATCCCTATGGCTGAGGAGGAGGCTGAAGACCCCAAAATGGTGCCACCCAATGGGAACGTTGACATGACGATCCAAGAGGGACATGCAACATGGATGACCATGGCCAAGATGGAGCCGCTCAACGGGGATGTTGCCGTGAAAGCCCAAGGGGAACCCTTGACCCTGATGCCATTTCCTATCTCCAAGGCCGAGGAGGATGAAGCCACCAAGCCGgtaactccccctgctcctgcttgctgggagcgCCCATACCGCTGCGGCGAATGCGGCAAAGCCTTCTCCCGCAGCTCATCCTGCGTCAAGCACCAACGCACCCACACGGGTGAGCGCCCCTATGGGTGCCTGGATTGTGGCAAGTCCTTCGGCCAGAGCTCCACCCTCAACCGGCACCGCCAGGCCCACCTAACTGACAGGCCGCACCGCTGCGCTGACTGCGGCAAGGCTTACGTGACTGcctcagccctggcccagcaCAGCAAGAGTCACCTGGCCGAGAAGCCCCACCGGTGCCCGCAGTGTGGCAAAGGGTTCAGCGAGCGGTCGAACCTGGTGAAGCACCAGCTGACCCACACGGGCGAGCGGCCCCACCGGTGCACCCAGTGCGGCCACGGCTTCAGCCAGAAGGCCAATCTCCGGCGTCACCAGGAGACTCACCGTGGCGCTGAGCTGCACCGGTGCGCCGACTGTGGGCGGGCCTTTCGCCACGCCCGGCGGCTGGCTCAGCACCGCCGGGCCTGCCATGCGCCCGGCGAGCCCCACTCCTGTGCCATCTGCGGCCAAACCTTCGCTGCCCGCTCCCAGCTGGCCCGGCACCGGCGCGGCCACACGGACGAGCGCCCTTACCGCTGCGGCGTCTGTGGCAAGACATACAGCATCAGCTCCCACCTGCTGGTGCACCTGCGTGGGCACACAGAGGAACGGCCGTACCGCTGCGCCGAGTGCGGGGCCGGCTTCGCCGAGGCAGCCAAGCTGGCCCAGCACCGGCGCAGCCACTCCGAggagaggccccaccagtgcacgCAGTGCGGGCGGCGCTTCGGCCTGCGCTCCAACCTGACGCGGCACCAGCGGGCCCATTCCGGTGAGAAGCCGCACTGCTGCGGCCAGTGCGGCAGGGCCTTCAGCCGCCGCTCCAACCTGGCCCAGCACCAGCGGACTCACCGCGGCGAGAAGCCGTACCGGTGCGGCCAGTGTGGCAAAGCCTTCACCGTCAGCACCCACCTCCTCATCCACCAGCGCTCCCACaccggggagaggcccttcccctgcccccactgcgGCAAAGGCTTCACGGTCAGCTCCAACCTCCGGCAGCATCTACGGATCCACACCGGGGAGCGCCCATACCCCTGCACCCAGTGCGGGAAGAGCTTCCGGGCTCGGACTCACCTCCGGGCCCACCAGAAACTCCATGCATGA